The nucleotide window ctccATTTTTCAGAACCCAATCTCTCGCAGGGAGCCAAGTTCCGGTCTTTTTGGCGGGTCCTTGAAGGGTTTTTGTTTTCAGTTGAGACCCGGAAACAAGAGCAGAGATCGCATCAATTTGGTGGTTGCTGCCACAAACTCCACCACCATCAGTGGCAGCAGAGGCCGCGGCGGCGACCGGTTTTACATCAACTTCAccgggtttccttttccactGGGTCCTTTTCTCAACAGAAGCACTACTAGGACTGAGGTCAGCTCGTTTTATTCTTTGCTTTTATTCCAATTAATATACTCGTAGTTGTTTTCAGCAGATAATGGCTTAAAATTTGGTGGTTTTGGCTTATGACATGATATGTTTATGCTCGCACTGAAATTCTGATCTTCCAATGTTTTCGGTTTTCATGTCCTTTTTCTCTCTAGTAGAAGCATGTTTATTAGAGCTTTTCAGATAGTAAAAATCAATGAAGAGAGAAGCTTTCACAGTTGAATGTCCAAAACTTCAAAGACGGCCTTGTAGATTTTGAATCTTGGGGTGCTTTATTGGTTGAACAAGTTATGTATCGATCAAGTAATCAGGATACACAAAGCTATGATCTTTGAGTGCACAGCAAGTTTTTACTCTGGATGACCCGAGTGATTGTATGTTCATGTGAATTGTAGCTTTTGCAGTAAGTTTACTCTCTTTTCCGCGTGTTCGTAGGCTGTGAAAGGCTGCATATGGTTATTTGAGCAAGAGCAAGCATTAGGCTTCAGCAGTGTGTCAACCAACATTAGAATGACAGTCATCAAACTAAAATCCGGAGGATTGTGGGTCCATGCGCCCATCGCTCCGACCAAAGAGTGTATTCAGGTTATATTTTGCTTACAATTCTTTCCATTCATACCTTTTTCTTGCTGAATCTTCTCTGAGGATCCGCAAATTTCTGCATATCCGTGCTTTTGTTATCCAACTTTTCTTATATGAGTGATCCTGTCTCTTGCCAGCTTCTGAAAGAGTTAGGGGCTCCCGTAGAATACATAGTTCTGCCTACATTTGCTTATGAGCACAAAATTTTTGTTGGTCCGTTCTCTAGAGAGTTCCCTCGAGCTCAGGTATGGGTGGCACCAAGGCAATGGAGTTGGCCTTTGAATCTCCCGCTGGAGTTTTTTGGGATCTTTCGTGCTAAAACCTTAAAAGACGAGGATTTTTCCACTCCATGGGCTGATGAGATTGAGCAGAAAGTTCTCAGTTCACCAGAAGTTGGTAATGCAAAGTGCAAAAGTTCCATCCGAGACTTCATTTTTATAAAGCAATTGCAAAAACTCATTTTCTTGTGGATATTCAGGTATCGGGCCATATGTGGAGGTAGCTTTCTATCATAAGCGTTCCAGAACTCTACTGGTAACCGATGCTGTAATTTTTGTGCCAAGACAGCCACCTGATTGTATCAGCAAAGAATCCTTGTTGGCATCTGCAAAGAATGGCTTGGCGGTAAAACTTCTTAGTAAAGGAAAAGAAGTATCTCAAGAACCAGTAGTTGACAACAAGATGAACCGTCAAAAAGGTAGAATCTCCATTCCTCCATTCCAATCCGAAATTTCATTATGGCGTCATTTTTGGTAAAATGGTAATCCAATTGGAGAGTTATCATGTATGTTTTGCTGAAAAAAGTTTTGAATAAAACGAACTTTTCGGTGTAGGATGGGAAAGAATGGttcttcaaattttgtttcttggtcCATCAAATCTGTTGGAGCCGAATGCTAGCTTTGCTCAGATGTCACAGAAGCTGATTGTTTCACCCATTGTAAAGACTCTTGTCTTCAGCAAAGTTCCTGAAAAGGTAGTTGAACCATTCTGATTGTATTCAGTTTAGCTCGTCTTTTGGTATGCAAACTAGTTAGTGAAATCGCCAAATGTTATTCCTAACGAAGGGACATAGGCGTGGTTAAATGATATTTAGACATCCTTTttcggtgtgtgtgtgtgtgtgtgtgtgtgtgtaataacCAGATCAATACTCTGCTTGTATGCATTTATCAAACAAAGATGACAAGAAATTGTTGGAACTTATATGCATTTCGGCACTATGACCATTTGTGTCTCAAAGCATTTTTCATACTTCAGGTCAGGGATTGGGTTGATGGAATCGTGCAGGACTGGAGGTTCAAGAGAATAATCCCTGCTCATTTTGCAGCACCAATCAACGCAGGCAGGTCTGATTTGTTAGCTGCATTTGCCTTTCTGGATGACCTTCTGGATGAGCCTTATGTCACTCGCCcatcactctctcttctcttcacATCACTATTGGGAAAGGCCGCGAGCTACTTCCCTCCCGATGACATGAAGACTTTATCATCCCTCGATCAGTTTT belongs to Malus sylvestris chromosome 17, drMalSylv7.2, whole genome shotgun sequence and includes:
- the LOC126611430 gene encoding uncharacterized protein LOC126611430; protein product: MTLHYVMYHSSLGGAEDKVLTEGFKKAMAAVAVSSPKSSIFQNPISRREPSSGLFGGSLKGFCFQLRPGNKSRDRINLVVAATNSTTISGSRGRGGDRFYINFTGFPFPLGPFLNRSTTRTEAVKGCIWLFEQEQALGFSSVSTNIRMTVIKLKSGGLWVHAPIAPTKECIQLLKELGAPVEYIVLPTFAYEHKIFVGPFSREFPRAQVWVAPRQWSWPLNLPLEFFGIFRAKTLKDEDFSTPWADEIEQKVLSSPEVGIGPYVEVAFYHKRSRTLLVTDAVIFVPRQPPDCISKESLLASAKNGLAVKLLSKGKEVSQEPVVDNKMNRQKGWERMVLQILFLGPSNLLEPNASFAQMSQKLIVSPIVKTLVFSKVPEKVRDWVDGIVQDWRFKRIIPAHFAAPINAGRSDLLAAFAFLDDLLDEPYVTRPSLSLLFTSLLGKAASYFPPDDMKTLSSLDQFLVSVGAVKKTVSGRKR